The nucleotide sequence GGGCACGAGCTCGTGCATCCGGTTCAGGATGCGCAGGAACGTCGACTTGCCGCAGCCGGACGGGCCGATCAGCGCGGTGACCGACGACGGCGGCATGTGCAGGGAGACGCGGTCGAGGACCTTCCGCTCGCCGAACCACGCGGACACCTCCCGCGCCTCGATCGCGGTGGCCTCGTCGACCGAAGGCAGCAGCATCGTCACGGCAGTCTCCTCACAGCAGGTTCGGCAGCAGGGACGCCGTCTGGTCGGCCACGGTCACCCCGAGGGCGCCGAGCACGGGCACCCCGATCACCCACGCGTGCCACCGGCCCACCCGCTGGTGCACGAACACGATGGCGGCCGCGGCGAACGCGAGCAGCAGCCCCCAGACCACGAGCGGAACGAGCGCCGACGCGTCACCTTCCAGCGCCTGCTCCCGGCCGGGCAGGGCGAACCCGGGGACCGTGCCCGCGGCCGGCACGGCCGGGGTGAGCAGCCGGGCGTCCACGCGCAGGACGTCGCTGGGCAGGTAGGGCGGGCCGTCCGCGGTGATCAGCGTCAGCCTGCCCTGGCCCTTCGCGGGCGGGACGGGTTGCGGGTCGTTCGCGCGGCGGACGCCCATCACCTCGAACTGGTGCTTGCCCTGCCCGGTGGTCACGGTGATCAGGTCGCCGTGGGCGAGCGAGCCGATGCCGGAGAACGGGCCTCCGTAGGCGGCCCGGCGGCCCATGACCACGCTCACCCCCGGCTGCCCGGGCAGGACGGTGTCGCGCCGGTGACCCGGCCCGGACTTCAGCACCGTGGCCGACGTGCCTTCGCCGACGACCTCGCGCAGGCCGATCCGCGGGATCGCCACCACGGCCACCGGCGTTCCGGGCTCGAGCGGATGCCCGTCGCGGTCAAGGCCACCCGCCGGCGCCGTGGCGTTGGCGAGCTG is from Amycolatopsis mediterranei and encodes:
- a CDS encoding sortase, which gives rise to MAVEVTPAAAPPATAPPAAARLAGQSLSIAAALMLCLVAQFGLIGALAHNRDQDRAYDTFRDQLANATAPAGGLDRDGHPLEPGTPVAVVAIPRIGLREVVGEGTSATVLKSGPGHRRDTVLPGQPGVSVVMGRRAAYGGPFSGIGSLAHGDLITVTTGQGKHQFEVMGVRRANDPQPVPPAKGQGRLTLITADGPPYLPSDVLRVDARLLTPAVPAAGTVPGFALPGREQALEGDASALVPLVVWGLLLAFAAAAIVFVHQRVGRWHAWVIGVPVLGALGVTVADQTASLLPNLL